One part of the Halostagnicola larsenii XH-48 genome encodes these proteins:
- a CDS encoding amidohydrolase: MNEPIQDRLVSVRRSFHRHPEPAWREFVTTARLVDELQRIGVDELAVGPDAYDPDDRMAVPDDEELEPWLDRARERGTDEALLDRMAGGNTGAVAVLDRGDGPMIGLRVDIDGLFIEEATSDEHAPAAAGFRSEIEGTMHACGHDVHMTWGLAVLEAIADSDFAGRLVVFFQPAEEVGGGGCPMAESRFVDDLDYLLAIHVGLDHPSGEVVAGIEKPLAMCHVDVTIEGTSAHAGKAPEEGDNAMQATGTAIENTYGIPRHSGGMTRVNIGRAEVGTASNVIADRAHLEAEARGETTELMEYAKTKLERVMRSAATMHGCRADVNVVSESPRADSDPELVDLIVDAVSDASGTETLVPTADFGASEDATFLMERVQENGGLASYLIVGTDHPTSHHTPTFDVDESSLDHGLSVLLETIRELEHRHPLARPEDEP; encoded by the coding sequence ATGAACGAACCGATTCAGGATCGACTCGTTTCGGTGCGTCGGAGTTTCCACCGCCACCCGGAACCGGCGTGGCGAGAGTTCGTCACTACTGCTCGACTCGTCGACGAACTCCAGCGGATCGGCGTCGACGAACTGGCCGTCGGTCCGGACGCCTACGATCCGGACGATCGAATGGCCGTTCCCGACGACGAAGAACTCGAGCCCTGGCTCGATCGGGCTCGCGAACGCGGCACAGATGAGGCGCTGCTCGATCGGATGGCGGGCGGAAACACCGGTGCGGTCGCCGTCCTCGACCGCGGCGACGGGCCGATGATCGGTCTGCGCGTCGATATCGACGGCCTGTTTATCGAGGAGGCGACCAGCGACGAGCACGCGCCGGCCGCGGCCGGCTTTCGCTCGGAGATCGAGGGAACGATGCACGCCTGCGGTCACGACGTCCACATGACCTGGGGACTGGCGGTTCTCGAGGCGATCGCGGACAGCGATTTCGCGGGTCGGCTGGTCGTCTTCTTCCAGCCCGCAGAGGAAGTCGGCGGCGGCGGCTGCCCGATGGCGGAGAGTCGTTTCGTCGACGATCTGGACTACCTGCTTGCGATCCACGTGGGCCTCGACCACCCGTCGGGGGAGGTCGTCGCCGGAATCGAAAAACCGCTCGCGATGTGCCACGTCGACGTCACGATCGAGGGAACGTCCGCTCACGCGGGGAAGGCACCGGAGGAGGGTGACAACGCGATGCAGGCGACGGGAACCGCGATCGAGAACACCTACGGAATCCCGCGTCACAGCGGCGGTATGACCCGAGTGAACATCGGCCGCGCGGAGGTGGGAACCGCGAGCAACGTCATCGCCGATCGGGCCCACCTCGAGGCCGAAGCGCGGGGCGAAACGACGGAACTGATGGAGTACGCGAAAACGAAACTCGAGCGGGTAATGCGATCGGCCGCAACGATGCACGGCTGTCGGGCCGACGTGAACGTGGTCAGCGAGTCGCCGCGGGCGGATAGCGACCCGGAACTCGTCGATCTGATCGTCGATGCGGTCAGCGATGCGAGCGGAACCGAGACGCTCGTGCCGACGGCGGATTTCGGTGCGAGCGAGGACGCGACCTTCCTGATGGAGCGCGTGCAGGAAAACGGCGGGCTCGCATCGTACCTGATCGTTGGAACCGACCACCCTACGAGCCACCACACCCCGACGTTCGATGTCGACGAGTCGAGCCTCGATCACGGCCTATCGGTCCTGCTCGAAACGATTCGCGAACTCGAGCACCGACACCCGCTCGCACGCCCGGAGGACGAGCCGTGA